The Primulina eburnea isolate SZY01 chromosome 13, ASM2296580v1, whole genome shotgun sequence genome includes a region encoding these proteins:
- the LOC140809224 gene encoding protein BIG GRAIN 1-like E, with protein MSVTGHSVPSGFEKISLQWRNYSGELDVFEATQYFSGANEVPGYISPNLGQNPIKTVRRMSLDLPKSNIISAQINQIPEKQILKDNKKYKQPSSPGARIASFLNSLFNQKSVKKKKLISGRTNNDPEVENPGEQRRRRSGISHFPVTNSAADSKSIYSTSSSGFTTPHVYANTPTKLYKEFRSFSDPLQHVSSGPKSSENFKPGSLKNGEYDVKTNTDYAWSDEKLISFRNGSSAKVIRNGSSEFADQKKCSTNYWVENYPPEVQEFRKFSHGGDSDSSSDLFDLPNYDLDICSSTGLPVYETTQMDMVKKSVLVSSTATV; from the coding sequence ATGTCTGTAACAGGCCATTCAGTACCCTCAGGATTCGAAAAGATTTCACTCCAATGGAGGAATTATTCCGGGGAGCTCGATGTTTTCGAGGCGACTCAGTACTTCTCCGGCGCCAATGAAGTTCCAGGTTACATTTCTCCAAATCTCGGGCAGAATCCCATAAAAACTGTTAGACGGATGAGTCTAGACTTGCCGAAAAGCAATATAATTTCTGCACAGATCAACCAGATCCCCGAAAAGCAAATATTGAAAGATAACAAGAAATACAAGCAGCCAAGCTCTCCAGGAGCAAGGATTGCTAGTTTTTTGAACTCTTTATTCAATCAAAAATCTGTAAAGAAGAAGAAACTGATATCTGGTCGCACCAATAACGATCCTGAAGTAGAAAACCCTGGTGAGCAGAGGAGAAGAAGAAGCGGTATCAGCCATTTTCCAGTCACGAATTCTGCTGCTGATTCGAAATCTATTTATTCAACTTCAAGTTCCGGTTTCACAACTCCTCATGTTTATGCAAACACTCCCACAAAATTATACAAAGAATTCAGAAGCTTTTCTGATCCCCTTCAGCATGTAAGTTCTGGGCCGAAATCCAGTGAAAATTTCAAGCCGGGTTCCTTAAAAAATGGGGAGTATGATGTTAAAACAAACACGGATTATGCCTGGTCGGATgagaaactgatcagtttcagAAACGGATCTTCCGCAAAAGTTATAAGAAACGGGAGCTCCGAATTTGCAGATCAGAAGAAATGTTCCACGAATTATTGGGTTGAAAATTATCCACCCGAAGTACaggaattccgaaaattcagcCATGGTGGAGATAGTGATTCAAGTTCTGATCTGTTTGATTTACCAAATTACGATTTGGATATTTGTTCGAGCACGGGCTTGCCTGTTTATGAAACAACTCAAATGGATATGGTCAAGAAAAGTGTTTTAGTTTCCAGTACTGCAACAGTGTAA
- the LOC140809871 gene encoding protein CRABS CLAW isoform X1: protein MDLVQSSSEHLCYVRCNFCNTVLAVGIPGKRLLDTITVKCGHCSNLSFMSTRPPLPGQCYDHQTSSHQALCGESKKGQSSSSSSSSSTFIEPLSPKAPFVVKPPEKKHRLPSAYNRFMKEEIQRIKAANPEIPHREAFSAAAKNWARYIPNTPQGSISSSNNVSSQQFYLRYH from the exons ATGGATTTGGTTCAATCCAGCTCTGAACATCTTTGCTATGTCCGATGCAACTTCTGCAATACTGTTCTTGCG GTTGGGATTCCAGGCAAGAGGTTGTTGGATACTATCACAGTGAAATGTGGGCATTGCAGCAATCTTTCTTTTATGAGCACCAGGCCCCCACTTCCAGGGCAATGTTATGATCATCAAACTTCTTCTCACCAG GCTCTCTGTGGGGAATCTAAGAAGGGCCAGTCTtcgtcttcttcttcttcctcatCCACATTCATTGAACCCTTATCTCCTAAAGCTCCATTTGTGGTGAAAC CTCCCGAGAAGAAGCACAGGCTTCCATCTGCCTACAATAGATTCATGAA AGAGGAAATTCAGCGCATCAAAGCCGCAAATCCAGAGATACCACATCGAGAAGCTTTCAGCGCTGCAGCTAAGAAT TGGGCTAGGTACATTCCAAACACACCTCAAGGCTCCATTTCAAGCAGTAACAATGTAAGTAGTCAACAATTTTATTTACGATATCATTAA
- the LOC140809871 gene encoding protein CRABS CLAW isoform X2 → MDLVQSSSEHLCYVRCNFCNTVLAVGIPGKRLLDTITVKCGHCSNLSFMSTRPPLPGQCYDHQTSSHQALCGESKKGQSSSSSSSSSTFIEPLSPKAPFVVKPPEKKHRLPSAYNRFMKEEIQRIKAANPEIPHREAFSAAAKNWARYIPNTPQGSISSSNNA, encoded by the exons ATGGATTTGGTTCAATCCAGCTCTGAACATCTTTGCTATGTCCGATGCAACTTCTGCAATACTGTTCTTGCG GTTGGGATTCCAGGCAAGAGGTTGTTGGATACTATCACAGTGAAATGTGGGCATTGCAGCAATCTTTCTTTTATGAGCACCAGGCCCCCACTTCCAGGGCAATGTTATGATCATCAAACTTCTTCTCACCAG GCTCTCTGTGGGGAATCTAAGAAGGGCCAGTCTtcgtcttcttcttcttcctcatCCACATTCATTGAACCCTTATCTCCTAAAGCTCCATTTGTGGTGAAAC CTCCCGAGAAGAAGCACAGGCTTCCATCTGCCTACAATAGATTCATGAA AGAGGAAATTCAGCGCATCAAAGCCGCAAATCCAGAGATACCACATCGAGAAGCTTTCAGCGCTGCAGCTAAGAAT TGGGCTAGGTACATTCCAAACACACCTCAAGGCTCCATTTCAAGCAGTAACAAT GCTTAA
- the LOC140809433 gene encoding agamous-like MADS-box protein AP1 isoform X1 yields the protein MGRGKVQLKRIENKINRQVTFSKRRSGLVKKAQEISVLCDADVALIVFSHKGKLFEYSTDSSMDRILEKFEKYSFDERPCVTTEPQSNVNWTSEYNKLKGKIELLQRTQRQYMGEGLDSMSQKDLQNLEQQLDFALKNIRSRKNQLLSDSISELQRKEKAIQEQNSMLTKQIRDTGKEIAEQHQNHGLITDGAVPLIMEPQLPCLNTGNMHNGDEANEARRVNTNELDLNIDSLYSCHLGYFRV from the exons ATGGGGAGAGGGAAAGTACAACTTAAGAGGATAGAAAACAAGATTAACAGACAGGTGACTTTCTCAAAGAGGAGAAGTGGTTTAGTTAAAAAAGCTCAAGAAATTTCTGTTCTCTGTGATGCAGATGTCGCTTTGATTGTCTTCTCTCATAAAGGGAAGCTCTTCGAGTATTCCACCGACTCTAG CATGGACCGTATCCTGGAGAAGTTTGAAAAGTATTCATTTGATGAGAGACCTTGCGTAACAACAGAGCCTCAATCGAAT GTAAATTGGACTTCAGAATACAACAAACTTAAGGGTAAAATTGAGCTCTTGCAAAGAACCCAAAG GCAATATATGGGAGAAGGTCTTGACTCGATGAGCCAGAAAGATCTTCAGAATTTGGAACAACAGCTCGACTTTGCGCTTAAAAATATTCGATCAAGAAAA AATCAACTCCTTTCCGATTCAATCTCCGAGTTGCAGCGAAAG GAGAAAGCAATACAGGAACAAAACAGCATGCTGACAAAGCAG ATCAGAGATACGGGCAAGGAAATAGCAGAGCAGCACCAAAATCATGGCCTGATTACTGACGGGGCGGTACCCTTGATTATGGAACCTCAACTTCCTTGCCTGAACACCGG AAACATGCACAACGGAGACGAAGCAAATGAAGCTAGAAGGGTCAATACAAATGAGCTTGATCTCAATATCGATTCACTATATTCATGCCATCTTGGATACTTCCGCGTATGA
- the LOC140809773 gene encoding uncharacterized protein isoform X5, producing MGKDEVWEKSDDIEIIAIGNMYTGSWDKKYWSSSRGKDRYPYPVGYKSIRNLNGITFKMEILQGPKGPSFTISSTDGKSCSGETPVIAWESFQKGCYRTKLGHGKRFSCKIDGAEFFGFKNAFVQRLLRELVANVSGTAEQGLLMSSISSRDCEAVYQLNDKESVENHDLVPYLVKSHFTRKISRTDKVVNDKRVNQSHVEQNQCKKYRQEANASNSRQTDKLTRSGSKCATTNEISGFCTSTEILGEQKLAKMIENETCPSTAERVARLDSMVMPEYLTVENSLSLGKRELICSRNNLECGTDKVLKNHHPKDGPRVADIQEFNDSTPEETDGGTNVHHSMTIVKDVDICAPDTSDHVGDNSSVPSSINHEHFPWNVKEEMVNSVAMSEVLITDSVPEEEIRTSTLYSSSEKCDTDSVGEDIAKSMMTVLLPRALPLLKTFTRKKKKSVKPLEIAPLRLQDKNGVSNTCTDDAAIAREPTRHSNPEKQKEKAHVPRICNDLAVSTFGNTETMVPDTFDNVVCQDVLPDLTKASQLLNVLDTQSQLQANREANVPICHDGINEPTRTSDVMLVATTDAILAPRLEITASPRSDSAVCHTADKLHAIRAATMKHTPESESTICKSLSDVDPPKIPTTDRYCGEVETNEMEELNIQFDVNEKLPGLLEFFACYIQPMPISMVQLIVKGNDIYVCVKCGSLEHKESTLFVYKAVKKGKKLGCPFFIGHVPIAFQLSRNPLGGDVALESSLLQFIPDTQALVLLNSIRTPYCRDGKLNCLCAACTSDCVEENAVKIVQLNSGYVSLLARLETTHDVCCLLVCEPSFLLAAEEGGKLKLWRMNSTWSGVEEDSKFCCTCGRPQWFWGICHMGYC from the exons ATGGGGAAAGACGAGGTATGGGAGAAATCCGACGATATAGAGATCATAGCAATCGGAAATATGTACACTGGTTCCTGGGACAAGAAGTACTGGAGCTCATCTAGG GGTAAAGACCGCTATCCTTATCCTGTTGGATACAAGTCGATTCGAAATCTGAATGGGATTACCTTCAAAATGGAAATTCTTCAAGGCCCTAAAGGCCCGTCATTTACG ATAAGTTCAACTGATGGAAAGTCATGTTCCGGAGAAACTCCTGTTATTGCTTGGGAGAGCTTTCAGAAAGGCTGTTACCGTACAAAGTTGGGGCACGGGAAGAGATTTTCCTGTAAGATAGATGGAGCAGAG TTTTTTGGATTCAAAAATGCATTTGTCCAGAGGCTACTGCGGGAGTTGGTGGCAAATGTCAGTGGAACTGCTGAGCAGGGTTTGTTAATGTCAAGCATTTCTAGCAGAGATTGTGAGGCAGTTTATCAGTTAAATGACAAAGAATCAGTTGAAAATCATGATTTGGTCCCATATTTAGTTAAATCACATTTTACAAGGAAGATAAGCAGGACTGACAAAGTTGTTAATGATAAAAGAGTCAACCAGTCTCATGTCGAGCAAAATCAATGCAAGAAGTATAGACAAGAAGCCAATGCTTCAAATTCGCGGCAAACAGACAAATTAACTCGCAGTGGTAGCAAATGCGCAACTACGAATGAAATTTCTGGGTTTTGTACTAGTACAGAAATATTAGGGGAACAAAAGTTAGCTAAGATGATAGAGAATGAAACATGTCCGTCTACTGCAGAAAGAGTGGCACGGTTGGATTCTATGGTGATGCCTGAATATCTAACTGTAGAAAATTCCCTTTCCCTAGGCAAAAGAGAGCTGATTTGTTCCAGGAATAACTTGGAGTGTGGTACTGATAAAGTGCTCAAGAACCATCACCCC AAAGATGGACCAAGAGTTGCTGATATCCAAGAATTCAATGACTCGACACCAGAAGAAACTGATGGAGGAACTAATGTTCATCATAGCATGACAATAGTCAAGGATGTTGATATTTGCGCACCTGACACTTCGGATCATGTTGGAG ATAACTCTTCTGTACCTTCTTCCATTAACCATGAGCATTTTCCTTGGAATGTGAAAGAAGAAATGGTCAATAGTGTGGCTATGTCCGAGGTGTTGATAACCGATTCAGTTCCAGAAGAAGAAATACGCACATCAACATTGTATTCTAGCTCAGAAAAGTGTGATACTGATTCAGTTGGTGAAGATATAGCCAAGTCAATGATGACCGTTCTACTACCTCGAGCTCTTCCTTTACTCAAGACATTCActagaaagaaaaagaaaagtgtGAAGCCTTTAGAGATAGCTCCTCTCAGATTGCAAGATAAAAATGGTGTGTCTAATACTTGTACTGATGATGCAGCAATTG CTAGAGAGCCAACCAGACATTCAAATCCGGAGAAACAAAAGGAAAAGGCACATGTTCCCAGAATATGCAATGATTTAGCTGTCTCCACTTTTGGGAACACAGAAACTATGGTGCCTGATACTTTTGATAATGTTGTTTGTCAAGATGTGCTTCCTGATTTGACCAAAGCCAGTCAGTTATTAAATGTTCTAGACACTCAGTCACAGCTGCAAGCCAATAGAGAAGCGAATGTACCTATTTGTCATGATGGAATTAACGAAC CCACTAGGACATCCGATGTTATGTTAGTGGCTACTACAGATGCTATACTAGCTCCTCGATTGGAAATTACTGCTAGTCCAAGGAGTGACAGTGCTGTCTGCCACACCGCTGATAAGCTACATGCTATTCGAGCGGCAACAATGAAACACACTCCTGAATCTGAAAGTACAATCTGCAAAAGTTTGTCAGATGTTGATCCACCTAAG ATCCCCACCACAGACCGTTACTGCGGTGAGGTTGAAACTAATGAAATGGAAGAGTTGAATATTCAATTCGACGTGAATGAAAAATTACCGGGTCTTCTTGAGTTTTTTGCGTGCTATATCCAACCCATGCCAATTTCGATGGTACAGCTGATTGTAAAAGGGAATGATATTTATGTATGCGTTAAATGTGGCTCCTTGGAGCACAAAGAGAGCACCCTCTTTGTCTACAAGGCCGTAAAGAAAGGGAAAAAGCTGGGATGCCCTTTTTTCATTGGTCATGTGCCGATAGCTTTCCAACTTTCAAGGAATCCACTTGGTGGAGAT GTCGCACTAGAGAGCTCTCTATTACAGTTCATCCCTGATACGCAGGCGCTTGTTTTACTCAACAGCATTAGAACTCCGTACTGTAG AGACGGTAAATTGAATTGCTTGTGTGCGGCTTGTACTTCAGATTGTGTTGAGGAGAATGCAGTTAAAATTGTGCAACTAAACAGTGGTTATGTTTCCCTATTAGCGAGATTGGAAACAACTCATGATGTTTGCTGCTTATTAGTTTGTGAACCTAGTTTTCTTCTTGCTGCTGAGGAGGGTGGCAAGCTTAAGCTGTGGCGCATGAACTCTACATGGAG TGGAGTTGAAGAGGATTCCAAATTCTGCTGTACTTGTGGTCGGCCACAATGGTTTTGGGGAATTTGCCATATG
- the LOC140809433 gene encoding agamous-like MADS-box protein AP1 isoform X2, protein MDRILEKFEKYSFDERPCVTTEPQSNVNWTSEYNKLKGKIELLQRTQRQYMGEGLDSMSQKDLQNLEQQLDFALKNIRSRKNQLLSDSISELQRKEKAIQEQNSMLTKQIRDTGKEIAEQHQNHGLITDGAVPLIMEPQLPCLNTGNMHNGDEANEARRVNTNELDLNIDSLYSCHLGYFRV, encoded by the exons ATGGACCGTATCCTGGAGAAGTTTGAAAAGTATTCATTTGATGAGAGACCTTGCGTAACAACAGAGCCTCAATCGAAT GTAAATTGGACTTCAGAATACAACAAACTTAAGGGTAAAATTGAGCTCTTGCAAAGAACCCAAAG GCAATATATGGGAGAAGGTCTTGACTCGATGAGCCAGAAAGATCTTCAGAATTTGGAACAACAGCTCGACTTTGCGCTTAAAAATATTCGATCAAGAAAA AATCAACTCCTTTCCGATTCAATCTCCGAGTTGCAGCGAAAG GAGAAAGCAATACAGGAACAAAACAGCATGCTGACAAAGCAG ATCAGAGATACGGGCAAGGAAATAGCAGAGCAGCACCAAAATCATGGCCTGATTACTGACGGGGCGGTACCCTTGATTATGGAACCTCAACTTCCTTGCCTGAACACCGG AAACATGCACAACGGAGACGAAGCAAATGAAGCTAGAAGGGTCAATACAAATGAGCTTGATCTCAATATCGATTCACTATATTCATGCCATCTTGGATACTTCCGCGTATGA